Proteins encoded within one genomic window of Glycine soja cultivar W05 chromosome 1, ASM419377v2, whole genome shotgun sequence:
- the LOC114423918 gene encoding hsp70-Hsp90 organizing protein 3-like, which yields MADEAKAKGNAAFSSGDYPAAIHHFSDAIALAPSNHVLYSNRSAAYASLKNYADALADAKKTVELKPDWSKGYSRLGAAHLGLSQYDDAISAYKRGLEIDPHNEPLKSGLADAQKALAAASRPRPSASNPFGDAFSGPEMWARLTADPTTRAYLQQPDFVKMMQDIQRDPNNLNLHLKDQRIMQALGVLLNVKIQTPPTGADTDMPDSPSPSAAASERKRAAEAEPAKQPEPEPEPEPVPMELTGEEKDAKQKKAEALKEKEAGNAAYKKKDFDTAIQHYTKALELDDEDISYLTNRAAVYLEMGKYEECIKDCDKAVERGRELRSDFKMIARALTRKGNALVKMAKCSKDYESAIETYQKALTEHRNPDTLKKLNEAEKAKKELEQQEYFDPKLADDEREKGNEFFKQQKYPDAVKHYTESIRRNPKDPRAYSNRAACYTKLGAMPEGLKDAEKCIELDPTFVKGYTRKGAVQYFMKEYDKALETYREGLKYDSNNQELLEGIRTCIQQINKASRGDLSPDELKERQAKAMQDPEIQNILQDPVMRQVLIDFQENPKAAQEHTKNPMVMNKIQKLVSAGIVQMK from the exons ATGGCCGACGAAGCCAAAGCCAAAGGCAACGCAGCCTTCTCCTCCGGGGACTATCCTGCCGCCATCCACCACTTCTCCGATGCCATCGCCCTGGCTCCCTCCAACCATGTCCTCTATTCCAACCGATCCGCCGCATACGCCTCCCTCAAAAACTACGCAGATGCATTAGCGGATGCCAAAAAGACAGTTGAACTCAAGCCCGACTGGTCCAAGGGTTACAGCCGTCTCGGTGCCGCGCATCTTGGCCTTTCCCAATACGATGATGCTATTTCGGCTTACAAAAGGGGTCTCGAAATCGACCCTCACAACGAGCCCCTTAAGTCTGGTTTGGCAGATGCGCAGAAGGCCTTGGCCGCGGCCTCCAGGCCTCGCCCCTCGGCCTCTAACCCCTTCGGTGATGCTTTCTCTGGGCCTGAGATGTGGGCCCGTCTCACCGCAGACCCCACCACTAGGGCTTACCTCCAACAGCCTGATTTCGTGAAGATGATGCAGGATATCCAGAGAGATCCTAATAACCTCAACTTGCACTTGAAGGACCAGAGAATCATGCAGGCCCTAGGAGTTTTGCTCAACGTCAAGATTCAAACCCCTCCCACGGGGGCTGACACCGATATGCCGGATTCTCCATCGCCCTCTGCGGCAGCGTCTGAGAGGAAGAGAGCTGCGGAAGCCGAGCCTGCTAAGCAGCCCGAGCCTGAACCTGAGCCCGAGCCCGTGCCCATGGAATTGACGGGGGAGGAGAAGGACGCAAAGCAGAAGAAGGCTGAGGCTCTGAAGGAAAAGGAAGCGGGCAATGCAGCGTATAAGAAGAAGGATTTTGATACCGCGATTCAACATTAcaccaaggctttggagttGGATGATGAGGATATTTCGTATCTCACTAACCGCGCTGCTGTCTATTTGGAAATGGGAAAG taTGAGGAATGCATAAAAGATTGTGACAAGGCTGTTGAAAGAGGAAGAGAACTAAGATCAGATTTTAAGATGATAGCAAGAGCTTTGACAAGGAAAGGAAATGCCTTGGTGAAAATGGCGAAGTGCTCGAAGGATTACGAGTCTGCCATTGAGACTTATCAGAAAGCACTCACTGAGCACCGCAACCCTGACACTTTGAAGAAACTTAATGAAGCTGAAAAGGCGAAGAAAGAACTAGAACAGCAAGAATATTTTGATCCAAAGTTGGCTGATGATGAGAGAGAAAAAG GAAATGAATTCTTCAAGCAGCAGAAGTATCCTGATGCTGTGAAGCATTACACAGAGTCTATACGAAGAAATCCAAAAGATCCTAGG GCTTATAGTAACAGAGCAGCATGCTACACTAAATTGGGGGCAATGCCTGAAGGGTTAAAGGATGCAGAGAAGTGCATTGAACTTGATCCAACCTTTGTAAAGGGTTATACCCGGAAAGGTGCAGTCCAGTATTTCATGAAGGAATACGACAAGGCTTTGGAGACATATAGGGAGGGGTTGAAATATGACTCTAACAACCAGGAGTTGCTTGAAGGCATCAGAAC ATGCATACAACAAATTAACAAGGCTAGCCGTGGAGACTTAAGTCCTGACGAATTGAAGGAGCGACAG GCCAAGGCAATGCAGGATCCAGAAATTCAGAACATCCTTCAAGACCCTGTTATGAGACAG GTATTGATTGATTTCCAGGAAAATCCCAAGGCTGCACAGGAACACACGAAGAATCCAATGGTGATGAATAAGATCCAAAAGCTGGTCAGTGCTGGAATTGTCCAGATGAAGTAA
- the LOC114423927 gene encoding pectinesterase inhibitor 9 has product MATTTLMKLAFMLLMNLVICSAESSIGRKSNPNPEEFVKSSCRATRYPVLCVKSLLAYASVIRRSDRQLATTALSVSISRSRSSAWLVKKMLKARGMKPREYRAVQDCVENIGDSVDRLRQSVTELGRTGEDFVWHMSNVLTWLSAALTDDSTCLDGFAGSAMNGNVKALIKDRIVHVAQVTSNALALVNRFASRHPSATQTP; this is encoded by the coding sequence ATGGCAACTACTACACTCATGAAGCTTGCTTTCATGCTTCTCATGAACCTTGTTATCTGCAGCGCAGAATCTTCCATCGGCAGAAAGTCCAATCCTAACCCAGAAGAGTTCGTGAAGTCCTCGTGCAGGGCAACACGGTACCCTGTTCTATGCGTCAAGTCTCTGTTGGCCTACGCAAGCGTGATTCGCCGAAGCGACCGACAACTAGCCACGACCGCTCTGTCGGTAAGCATATCGAGGAGCCGATCCTCCGCATGGTTGGTGAAGAAGATGTTGAAAGCGAGAGGCATGAAGCCTAGAGAATACAGAGCGGTGCAAGACTGCGTGGAGAACATTGGTGACAGCGTGGACCGTCTCAGGCAATCGGTTACGGAGTTGGGGCGGACGGGCGAGGACTTCGTCTGGCACATGAGCAACGTCCTGACTTGGCTCAGCGCTGCCCTCACCGACGACAGCACTTGTCTTGACGGCTTCGCTGGTTCCGCCATGAACGGAAACGTGAAGGCTCTTATAAAGGACAGGATTGTCCACGTTGCTCAAGTCACAAGCAACGCTCTCGCTTTGGTTAACCGCTTTGCCTCAAGACACCCAAGTGCTACTCAAACTCCTTAA
- the LOC114423937 gene encoding protein ODORANT1-like, with product MGRQPCCDKLGVKKGPWTAEEDKKLINFILSNGQCCWRAVPKLAGLRRCGKSCRLRWTNYLRPDLKRGLLTQAEEQLVIDLHARLGNRWSKIAARLPGRTDNEIKNHWNTHIKKKLLKMGIDPVTHEPLNKQVSSKDSSSPAEHFSQVNNINIHQVEQNDGVLNSEENSTSSPAENSSGEESLLVDSICSDVSLINSMWLDETPLMDTLWDNTPKVENANNNMGLPIGEDNCAWLLDCQDFGIHDFGFNCFSEVETNVLQAIGMDRKGL from the exons ATGGGGAGGCAACCCTGCTGTGACAAACTTGGGGTGAAGAAAGGTCCATGGACTGCTGAGGAAGACAAAAAACTCATAAACTTCATTCTCTCCAATGGCCAGTGCTGTTGGCGAGCTGTTCCCAAGCTTGCTGGGCTTCGGCGTTGTGGTAAGAGTTGTCGTCTTCGTTGGACTAATTATCTAAGGCCTGACTTGAAGAGAGGGCTCCTCACACAGGCTGAAGAGCAGCTTGTTATCGATCTCCATGCCCGTCTTGGCAACAG GTGGTCCAAGATTGCTGCCAGGTTACCAGGTAGGACAGACAACGAAATTAAAAATCACTGGAACACCCACATCAAGAAAAAGCTCCTTAAGATGGGTATTGATCCTGTTACTCACGAACCTCTTAACAAACAAGTCTCATCCAAAGATAGTTCATCCCCTGCAGAGCATTTCTCACAAGTGAATAACATTAACATTCATCAGGTTGAGCAAAATGATGGGGTTCTCAACTCAGAAGAGAATTCAACCTCATCACCGGCTGAAAATTCTTCTGGGGAAGAATCCCTTTTGGTGGATAGCATTTGCAGtgatgtttctctaattaacAGCATGTGGCTGGATGAAACTCCTCTGATGGACACATTATGGGACAATACACCTAAAGTTGAGAATGCAAATAATAACATGGGCTTACCAATAGGGGAGGATAATTGTGCTTGGTTGTTGGACTGCCAGGACTTTGGTATTCATGATTTTGGCTTCAATTGTTTCAGCGAGGTTGAAACAAATGTACTGCAAGCTATAGGCATGGACAGAAAAGGGCTTTAG
- the LOC114423955 gene encoding probable calcium-binding protein CML13 yields MGKDLSEEQVSSMKEAFSLFDTDGDGRIAPSELGILMRSLGGNPTQAQLKAIVAEENLTAPFDFPRFLDLMAKHIKPEPFDRQLRDAFKVLDKDSTGFVAVSELRHILTNIGEKLEPSEFDEWIREVDVGSDGKIRYEDFIARMVAK; encoded by the coding sequence ATGGGTAAGGATCTGAGCGAGGAACAAGTGTCTTCCATGAAGGAAGCCTTCTCTCTATTCGACACTGACGGAGACGGTCGGATCGCTCCGTCGGAGCTGGGGATCCTGATGAGGTCTCTGGGAGGTAACCCGACGCAGGCCCAACTCAAAGCCATCGTGGCTGAAGAGAACCTCACGGCCCCCTTCGACTTCCCCCGATTCCTCGATCTAATGGCCAAACACATTAAACCCGAACCCTTCGATCGCCAACTCCGCGACGCCTTCAAGGTCCTCGACAAGGACTCCACCGGCTTCGTCGCCGTCTCCGAGCTCCGCCACATCCTCACCAACATCGGCGAGAAGCTCGAGCCCTCCGAGTTCGACGAGTGGATCCGTGAAGTCGACGTCGGATCCGACGGCAAGATCCGCTACGAGGATTTCATCGCCAGAATGGTCGCCAAGTAA
- the LOC114423965 gene encoding somatic embryogenesis receptor kinase 1-like: MKVHFSVQLLLSLFLLSAFHVPHMVVGTVELRALMELKSSLDPEGKILGSWISDGDPCSGFFEGVACNEHRKVANISLQGKGLSGWLSPALAELKCLSGLYLHYNNLSGEIPPRISNLTELVDLYLDVNSLSGAIPPEISNMASLQVLQLGDNQLVGNIPTQMGSLKHLSTLALQYNKLTGQIPLSLGNLEKLSRLNLSFNNFSGTVPATLAHIEHLEVLDIQNNYLSGIVPSALKRLGERFQGANNPGLCGVGFSTLRACNKDQDLNVNHIDTSDGDQPENSDSSKALPEPAYVQSHCGQTHCSKSRRFPHTVITAGVIIVALAFICAGFLTFFRYRRQKQRISNTSSSSSEGKVSPDQPKEFYTKSPSALVNIEYYSGWDPLSNGQNADVGGLCNEYLNQFRFNVDEVESATQYLSETNLLGKSKFSAVYKGVLRDGSLVAIRSISVTCCKTEEAEFVKGLNLLTSLTHENLVRLRGFCCSRSRGECFLIYDFATMGNLSQYLDIEDGSGHVLEWSKRVSIIKGIAKGIEYLHSKEESKPTIVHQNISVENVLLDHQFNPLIMDAGLPKLLADDVVFSALKVSAAMGYLAPEYITTGRFTEKSDIYAFGVIILQVLSGKTTIGSSIRTAVESFRFDESVDTNLKGRYSKSEAATLSKLAIQCTHELPDQRPTMVDVIQELSVSSAHI, from the exons ATGAAAGTTCACTTCTCCGTTCAACTCCTTCTTTCTCTGTTTCTACTGTCTGCATTTCACGTTCCACATATGGTTGTTGGAACTGTGGAGCTTAGAGCTCTGATGGAGTTGAAGTCCTCTCTGGATCCAGAGGGAAAGATCCTTGGCTCGTGGATCAGTGATGGTGATCCATGCAGTGGCTTCTTCGAAGGGGTTGCGTGCAACGAGCATCGCAAAGTGGCTAACATCTCTTTGCAGGGAAAGGGTCTTTCGGGTTGGTTATCTCCAGCACTGGCTGAACTCAAATGCTTGTCAGGGTTATACTTGCACTACAACAACCTTTCTGGTGAGATACCCCCACGCATTTCAAATCTCACTGAACTGGTTGATCTCTATCTCGACGTTAATAGTTTATCTGGAGCTATTCCTCCTGAGATCAGCAACATGGCTAGTCTCCAAG tgttgCAGTTGGGAGATAACCAGTTGGTGGGGAATATACCTACACAGATGGGTTCCTTAAAGCACCTTAGTACTCTTGCTTTGCAATATAACAAGTTAACTGGTCAAATTCCTCTTAGCTTGGGGAACTTGGAGAAGTTAAGCAGGCTTAATTTGAGTTTCAACAACTTTAGTGGTACTGTTCCAGCAACACTCGCACATATTGAGCATTTGGAAGTTTTAGATATTCAGAACAATTATTTGTCAGGAATTGTTCCTTCGG catTGAAGAGACTTGGCGAAAGATTCCAAGGTGCAAACAACCCCGGTTTATGTGGGGTTGGGTTTTCTACTTTGAGAGCCTGCAACAAAGATCAAGATTTAAACGTTAACCATATTGATACCTCAGATGGAGACCAACCCGAAAATAGTGATTCTTCAAAGGCGCTCCCGGAGCCTGCATATGTTCAGTCACATTGTGGCCAGACCCATTGTTCAAAATCGCGAAGGTTTCCTCATACTGTCATCACAGCAGGTGTTATAATCGTTGCTCTTGCATTCATATGTGCTGGATTTTTAACATTCTTCAGATACCGCCGTCAAAAGCAAAGGATTAGTAATACATCAAGTTCTTCTTCTGAAGGGAAAGTTAGTCCTGACCAGCCTAAAGAGTTCTACACAAAAAGTCCGTCTGCACTTGTTAATATTGAGTATTATAGTGGATGGGATCCATTGTCTAATGGTCAAAATGCCGATGTTGGTGGATTATGTAATGAGTATCTAAATCAGTTTAGGTTTAATGTGGATGAGGTTGAATCTGCAACACAGTACCTCTCGGAAACCAATTTGCTTGGTAAGAGCAAATTCTCAGCAGTTTATAAAGGAGTTCTCAGAGATGGTTCTCTTGTGGCTATTAGAAGCATTAGCGTGACATGCTGCAAAACTGAGGAAGCTGAATTTGTAAAGGGCTTGAACTTATTAACCTCTCTGACACATGAAAACCTTGTTAGGCTGAGAGGTTTTTGTTGCTCAAGGAGTAGAGGTGAATGTTTCCTTATCTATGACTTTGCCACCATGGGTAACCTGTCTCAATATCTCGACATAGAAGATGGAAGTGGCCATGTGCTTGAGTGGTCCAAGAGAGTCTCTATCATCAAGGGCATTGCAAAGG GCATTGAATATCTTCATagcaaagaagaaagcaaacctACAATAGTTCACCAGAATATTTCAGTGGAAAATGTTCTCCTAGACCATCAGTTTAACCCATTGATCATGGATGCTGGACTACCTAAGCTTCTTGCAGATGATGTTGTTTTCTCAGCTCTAAAAGTTAGTGCTGCAATGGGATACTTAGCTCCTGAATACATCACCACAGGACGCTTTACTGAGAAAAGTGACATATACGCATTTGGAGTAATCATTCTTCAAGTTCTATCTGGCAAGACCACAATAGGTAGTTCAATACGGACGGCAGTTGAGTCTTTCAGATTTGATGAATCCGTTGACACAAATCTTAAGGGAAGATATTCTAAATCTG